The DNA sequence ATTTTTCCACAAGAGGCAAGACCAATGGGGTCCATCATGTATTTCTCAAAAAATACGGCGGTACAGGAAAGTGACCTTCAATCCGGATATTCTGCCCATATTTGAGAAGACCTGTGGCGGTTCCTGCCTGATCCATGCTCCATGGGCTACACAAAAGCCTGACCCAATTTAGGGGTATTCCTGTATTTGCTTCTTGCTTAAACAGTGGTGATATGCTTCTGTATTGAAGGCGCTTGGAAGCGCTGACTTTTCTATAACGAGCGAAGAAGGTTGCCGTCCGGAACGGTTCCGGGAGGTTTAGTATCTTATTGCCAAGTTTTATGTCATAAAAAACAGAAAAATCTGGCTATCCTTCGACTGCACACTTACCCTTCCGCCATTCCGGCACGGTTTGTGGCCGGAATCCAGAAATACCCGGAGTGGATTCCGGCTAAGGGCATGCCGGAATGATGGAACAGCACACAGGCGTTTTGTCGTTAGGTGAAAACCTGTTTGGTTGCGGCCGTCATGCCGCCTTAGGAAAAGGAGATTTGTTATGGCCTTGGAAGGAAAACAGGAAGAAATGGACGTGCAGGCGGTAATGGAAATCTATCGAAAACTGGGAACTCCGGGCGAGCCCCACAAGGTGCTTGCGGCCATGGAAGGGAATTGGAACACCGCAAACAGGTTCTGGACGGAGCCCGGCAAGCCTCCTATGGAAAATGCCGGCACCTGCGAACAGAAAATGATCCTTGGCGGACGCTTTCTGCAGCAGGAGTTCCGGGGAGAAATGATGGGAACCCCCTTCACCGGCATCGGTGTCTTGGGATACGACAATTATACCAGGACGTACGTATCCACCTGGATGGATTCCATGTCGACCGCTATTCTTTTTTTTGAGGGCATTGCCGATGAAGACGGCAAGACCATTACTCAGTTTTGCCACCACGATGACCCCATAAAAGGCCCCATGAAGTGGCGTTCCGTGACCAGAATTGTGGACGAGAATAGGCATGAGTTTGAGATGTACAGTACGGATAAGACGGGTAAACAAGAAAAGATGATGGAGATCGTCTATACCCGAAGGTCATGATCAGCGGCCAGGGAATCTCAATCCTGCGGTGTAATCGATATCTCCTCAAATTTTTTCCGGGCCCGATGCCCCGGAGATCACCGGCCCTGTCCTCTTTTTATCCTTTCCTTCAATATCATCCAACAGACAGAGTCATGGTTTTATTGGACCCATTGTCTGCAACTTCTCTGCAACGTGCGAAGAAGTTTGCCCGCCCGGAACGCTTTTGGGACTTGGGTGAAACCTGGTTGGTTGTGGCCGTCTGGCCGGCTCAGGGTGTTGCATGATTGGGATTGAACCCCCGGATTGCACAGACTTCACGGCACATCACCCGGCAGAAAGGAGCTTCCCGGCCCGCTTCGAATGAAGTTTTGTTGGCGCAGAAGATATCTGTATTTGACCTCATGTGGTGCAAACGGTATAGTGCCCAAAATTGTGAGGCGGGTTCTGGCTGCAGGGACAGCCTGATCATCCCGTCCTGCCAAAAAGGAGATGACATACAATGCTTGAAGTTCGCATTCATGAAGGGGTATTCGATGCCTATCCGTCTTTTCGAAGGGGAATCGTGATCGCAAAAGATATTGATAATCAAGGTCACCCTGAGGAGCTTGAATCCCTGCTGCAACAGGCAATCACCCAAGCGGCAGAGCATCCGATAGACCTGAAGGGGGATCCCCGCGCGATGATATGGAGCGAGGCGCACCGCGGGTTCAATTCAAATCCCAACAAGTTCCCGCCGGCCCACTGCGCCCTCCTCAAGCGGGTCCAGAAAGCCGGGGCCCATATTCCCTTTATCAACAAGGTCGTCGCTGTCATGAACTATAATTCGATTATCAGCAAGATGCCTGTGGGTGGAGACGACATGGACAGGGCGGGAAAATGCCTTGAGTTGCGGTATGCCGATGGAAGCGAGACCTTCACCCCCCTCGGGCAACCGGATATCAGGGAGCACCCAGAACCTGGAGAAATCATCTATGTGGTGGCGGAATCCGGCGAGGTCATGTGTCGCCGATGGAACTGGCGAAACGGACACACCACGTTGATCAACGAAACAACAAGCTGCATCGTTATGAATATTGACGCCCTCGGCGAAGAGAGCGAGAAAGCGGCCATCGAGACGCGGGACCGCGTGGCACGTATGCTGGAACGGTTCTGTGGCGCGGAAACCGAGGAAACCCTGCTCGACCCCTCCCATCCATCCCACAGTTTTACAATGTAAAGGCGAGGTTCGGACAATCGCGCGAAACCGGGTGGGCCGGATAAACGCCCTGAACTCTGGAATGCGCCAAATTTGATCTTGATTTTAAACGGTTTTTGTTGAAAATGGGGGGTGCATGGAAGGCCGGTCCTTGAGGGATATGGAGAGGGACATGCCGGGCCGCCTCAGGAGATCTAATATAGATAAGGAAGGGTTCAAATAATGGGCAAGAAGACAAAGGATTCTATCCTGGATGATTACGAAAAACTCAAAAACGAAATACTCCGTGACAAAGTGGATGAAATTTTTCGTACTTACCCGGAGGATTATGTCTCGAAACTTGAGGAGTTAGGCTTTGAGTACGTGGAAGACGATGATGATCAGGAAGAGATCGAAGAAAGGAACGCCAAGCCGGAAAACCAGCGTCAAAGGGATCTGGTCGCATTTTTTGAGAACGGGAAGCCATTATCAGAAAAAATATTCGAGTGTTTTACAGAAGAAAAGGCCTCGGATGATCCCAATCACCCACTGATCAGGAAATATTTTAGAAAGGCAAATCAAAATCTCAAGGCCCTTATTCTATATGGCCTGGACAACTATCCCGGCAGGCTCGATCTTCTTTCCGACCTGGCATACTTCAATGAATTTGAAAATGTCCTCAGCCTCCTTATCACGCATTATACTCAGGCATGCATTGATCAGCAAAACCTTAACACGTTCTCAAGATTGGCCGAGGACTTTTATTATGCCACAAGTCCGGACGGCTACGAAGCCTATTATGCATTGAGAGAATTGTTCGAGCCTGAATCGGACAAGCGAAAAATCATAGACTTTCTCATTGCCGAAGATGAAAAAGGAAGCTTGATCCCGGAAGAGGGAGGTGGACGATGCATGTGAAAGGAAAGGGCGTTATCTCCGTTCTGTTTTGCTTATGGATCGGGTGTTTCGGCATTGCGGCGGTCTGTTCTGGGTCCGAAACCCCGGGTTCTCCTGAGACCCTGGTCAGCGCATTGCAGCAGGTTCCGGTTTTTCAACGGCTGGATAAAGACCAGTTGCATAAGGTGGCGGAAATCGCTGAACTGGTACAACGGAAAGATGGGGATCTGATCATCGAACAGGGAAAACGGGCAGAGAAGATGGCCATCGCTCTCGACAGCGAGGTCCGCATCAGGATCAACGGCGAGAACGTACGTGTCCTCCCGGTAAATTCACTGGTGGGCGAAATCGAGTTTCTGGAGGATGTCCCTGCCACTGCGGACGTGGTGCTCATGAGTAAATCAAGGGTTGTCCTGCTGAACCATAAAGGTTTTCAACAGGTGATGAATGCCGATCCAAGCTTGGGCTACAGGGTGATGATTGAAATCGCCAGAATGGAGGCCAACCGGCTTCGCATGAACAATCAGAGACAGGCCAGGTGATCCGGAACCGAGGAGGGGAGGGCGGTTTCGGAAAGTTGTATGGGCTGGATCTGCCGGGTGTAAAGGAATGGCTCTTCTGTCCCGGCATGTTGTTTCGGTCCACGGGCAAATGGTGGGGAGACAGGGGCCGGAGGAACCGACCCCACGAAGGGCTGGATCTGTTGCTGTACAGGGATCAGGAGGAGAGGGTCCTCCGTCTGAGTGAAGCAACCCCCATTCCGGTAATGTCCGACGGCGTGGTCGTCGGCATTATCCACGATTTTCTGGGTAAATCCGTCATTGTGGAACATCCTGTTCCTGATCGAGACGACGAAAGGTATTATACGATCTACGGGCATACCCGTCCTCGAAAAAATATCCGCGCGGGCACGGCAGTGAAGCGTGGGGAGGCCATTGCCACGGTGGCCCCACCGGGCCGGTCCGCCTTCCCTATGGCGCCGCACCTGCATATATCTGTTGCGTGGGCGCCCACCGCGGTTTCCCCTGACCATTTCAACTGGGATACCATGGCCGTTTCGGAACTCCTGACCCTGCTTGACCCGTTGCCTGTCATCTCCTGCCGCTGTCGGATATTGGTGAATGATGACCCGGTATGCCGGGGGCTTTAATCCTGCGGATCAGAGGGCCTCAAGAAATTCCTCCAGCGACATCCTGTCAAGTTCCTCTTTCAATTGATCATCGCCCAACATATCGCCCGTGAGGTCATCGCTGGTTTTGGGATGAATCATCTTCACAAGGGATGGTTCACTCTTATCCCGAAGCCATGCCGCCACCCGTGTCACGGGGCCCTTTATTTCGTCCAATTCCGCCCACAGGGCATCGGCCGCCTGCTTTGCATTTCCTGATGCAAGATGCGGGGCCACAAAAAACCGGTCCAGGATCACGGACACGGGGGTATATGCCTCCTTTTCGATTAGCCACTGCAGTTTTTGCCTGTAGGCCATTTCATAAAGGCCCGGGGACATATCTCCTCTGACAAGCGCCTTGTCGACGGGGACCCCGTATTTGCGACACAGGCCCCGGTCGGACCGAAGGGGTTCCGGGACCCATACGGCCCAATGGGCAGGATCTTTCTCCTCTGCATGGACGGGCATTGGAGGTGGCTCTATCGCGTCCTCCGGACCGGCCGCCGGAGATTTCGGCAATAGGGCGATCCGGTCCCCTGGCCTCAGGGGGACAAATGTGCCGTCAACTGTCTCATAACCCACTTCATGATGCCCGCAGGTGGGGCAGTTCCGCGAAGTGATGATTCCCATTACTATATCGTGAGTAGTCATGTCTCGGATTTCGCTTCCTTCATGGATATTTTGATCGAATAACCGGATGCGGGGAGTGTGAAGGCATCTCCATATGAGGCACTCGTCGCATCTTCAAAATTTGAACCCCCAAGCCCACCTTCCTGTCGACTAACCTATCAACCCGCCACTTCAATTGTCAAGATATCTGGTTTCTCAACTGCTTTCTCTGTGACAACGGCTTTCAAAATAAAATATACATTCTTGCGGCTTACCACTGTTTACAGATAGGGCAAAAGAAGTTATTTTGATTGTTGCGGAGGGATCCCAATGAAGACGACAAAGGTTTTCGACCCGTGGCCCGAGAAATATGATCAGTGGTTCGAGACTCCCATGGGAAGGCTGATCAAGACGTACGAAACAGAATTGGTTCTTGACATGCTGAGGCCTGCCAGGGAAGAGCGGATACTGGATGCCGGGTGCGGGACTGGGGTCTTTACCCAGGATTTGCTCCTAACAGGTGCACGGGTGGTTGGCCTTGAGCTGTCCCTTCCCATGCTCGCGAGGGCACGGGAAAAGCTTTCCGGGGATCCGTTCACGGCGGTCCAGGGGGATATGAACACGCTGCCCTTTAAAGACCATACCTTTGACAAATCCATGTCCATCACCGCCATCGAGTTCATCCAGGACGCCCGGACCGCGGTGGATGAACTCTTCCGGGTGACCCGGCCGGGGGGCATCATCGTGGCGGCGACCCTGAACAGCCTCAGCCCCTGGGCAGAGCGGAGACGGCGTTCGGGAAAAGAAAGGCATTCCCTTTTTCAGGATGTGGTCTTCAGGTCCCCGGAGAATATGCGGCATCTGTCTGCGGTGCCGTGCACATGCCGGACGGCCGTCCATTTTCAAAAAGACGAAGACCCGAAAAGGGCAAAGGAGATCGAACAGGAGGGCCGGTTACACGGGCTCGATACCGGGGCCTTTCTGGTATGCTGCTGGCGGAAGCCCTGAGCCCAATCTACATCGCAAGGTCGCTCCGTATTCCATGCCCGATTCACAATTCTCAGAAATACCAAATTGAAACCACATTATTTCTGTCATTGAGCCGTTTTGGGCTTCGGATTTCGGGGATTTTCCCGGGCGAAAAGCCTGCTTTCCGGCCAAGCAGTATTATGAAGGTTTGCTCTGATCGACCGCCGGGGAAGCAGTCATGTGTCAGCTGCTCAATGCCTTTTTGAATCCGGTACACAGGGCGAGACACGCTGACATTACGAGGAGACAGGCCAAAAGGGCCGCTTGGAACGCTTCCGGGGGGTAGGTTCCATTGACTTGGCCGGAACGGTCCAGGAGGTAACCGGTGATCACCTGCATGGCGGCCACCCCGAGAAAAGGCGATGTGTTTAAGAGTCCCGACACAGTGCCCAGGATCTCCCTGGATGTGGTTTCGTTGACCAGTGCCCACAATGCGGTAATAAAGCCCCCGGCGATCGCACCCATAAGAAAGAGCGCAACCCCCATTGCCGAAGGGCCGGTGACTTGCCAACCGAAGGTGAGGACGCCCCAGATAGCGCTTTCCAGAGCCAATGTGGTGATGAGCATGTTGGCCTTGTCCTGAAACAGCCGGTCGGCGAGGCGGCCGAACACCGGCGCACCCACCATGAACCCGATCGGAACCAGCATGTTCAGTCCACTGGCCCGCATCTGATCCATGGCATAAATGCTGACCAGATAGGGGGTGGCCCAGAGACCTTGAAAGGTCAAAAAGGTGCCGAAAAAGCCGGCAAAGATGATGGCCAGGACCCAGAAGCGCAAGGACATGAGAACTCCGATGGCGGATGGCGCCTCGTTCGAGTCCATCGGCAATGGGGCTTCAGGTTTCCTGGTTGAAGGGGTTTTGCTTGGGCTGAAATCCTTGATCAGTATCAAAACGGCAAAGGCGAGACAGAAGGTGGCGGCGCCGATTACAAAAAATGCGTTGCGCCATCCCCATGTCCTGGCCATCCATGCCAGCGGGGTGGTGGCCACGATGGCGCCCAGGTTCCCTACTGCCAGAAGAAGTCCGGTCATGGTGGAAAATTGGCGTACCTTGAACCACTGGGAAAAGGCCTTCAAGGCAGGGACATACACCCCGCCTACCCCGAAACCGATCACGGCCCGCCATACCGAGGCCCAACCGATAGAGGGGGCCAGACCAAATAGAATGGTCGCGGCGCCGGCCAAAAGGGACCAATATGCCACCACCCGCCTCGGTCCCAACCGGTCCGAGAGATAGCCGACGATGGGCTGTTCCAGGGCATACAGATAGAAATACATGGACGACATGAACCCAAGGGCGGTGGCATTGGTCTGAAATGCCTCCAGAAGGTCGGGGGCGATGACGGACGTGGATACCCGATGAAAATAGACAAACAGGTAACACCCGGCAATGACGCCGAACACGACCCATGGGTGAGACTGTGATCTATTTCCTTTTTGATGCATGTGCGTAGACACTTCTTCTATAAGGGATTCCGCTGAAGGTTGGTTCGAATCTTCATCACTTTATGCCATGAACGGTCGGAAAAGAAAAGGGATGTTTTTGCGCTTCCAAGCCGGACTTTGCCATCTCCACATGCCATGCGATCTTATCATCCCGGTTGACAGTCCAAGCTTGCGCCAATATGATGCGTGGGGCACAAGCACTTTTTTTCCGGGATGTTACAAAAACGCGGATGCCCGAAACCAAAACGGCTGTGTGCCGTTCAGTCATCCCGGCATGCCCTTAGCCTGGAATCCAGTCCGGGGTATTTCCGCATTCCGGCCAAAACCGTGCCCGGAATGACGGAAGATAAGCGTGCAGTTGAGCATGACCAATATTTTCTTGTCTTTCATGACAGAAGACCAGTGAGTAAGGGCCTAAGAGGGGACGGCCCGGCAGGGTCCCATGACCGATCAAGATGGAGGACTGAGAGATGGAAATCAGTATTCACCCGATCAAATTAGGCGCCGATCACTGCTATATCGTTCGTGGAGAAGGAATCATCATGATTGACGGCGGATCGCCGAATCAGATAAAAGCCTTCAGGAAAGGCGTTAAGAGACTGTCAATAAAACCTGAAGACATCAGACTTGTTGTGCTTACCCATGGACATTGGGATCATATCGGATCCGCCAAAGAGATTAAGGAACTCACAGGGGCGAAGCTTGCCATGCATCAGCGGGAAAAGGACTGTCTGGAGAAATCATTCAAGCCGCTTCCTCCAGGGGTAACGGTCTGGGGGAAGATTTTTGTGAAGATTATGGCCGTTTTTCTTCCATTGGTTCATTATGCCGCGACCGATGTGGATATCGTCTTGGAAGATGGAGAGTTTCCGTTATCTGAGTATGGGATTCCAGGAAAGATTATATATACCCCCGGCCATTCCATTGGGTCCGTCACCGTCTTGCTGGAGACAGGCGACGCCTTTGTTGGAGACTTGGCCATGGGCGGGTTTCCATTGCGTTTCAGCCCGGGGCTGCCTATCTTGGCGAAAGACATGAAACAGGTGAGAAAAAGCTGGGAATTGCTGATTAAAGAAGGTGCGAAGACAATTTATCCTGCACATGGAAAACCATTTTCAATCGACATCATTCAAAAGGCCTTGTTGTAGCGGACCGCAGACGGGGCGGAGACCATGGGTTGAATCGGAGCTTTGGAAAAATGAAACGTCGTCGCATACTCATATCCATTCTCGTTTTTCTGTTCATCGGTTTTCCCGGTTTCATCTCTTTTGGGAAGCCGCAAGAGCACCCTTTGCCCGAGGGGTTTGTCTATGTTGACAGGGTGATCCCGAACATCGTCATTGACCTGCGGTACTATACAAAGCACAACTTTGTCGGCGAGCGAATCGATGGGTATCTGGAACCGAGGTGCATTCTCACCAGGGCGGCGACGGATGCTCTTATAGAAATTCAGGAAGAATTAGATCCGTTTGGCCTTGGCCTAAAGATATTTGATGCCTATCGCCCGCAACGGGCAGTGGATCACTTTGTGCGCTGGGCCGGCAACCTGGAAGATACACGAACAAAGGCGGAGTTTTATCCGGACATAGAAAAGGACACCCTGTTAAGGGACCGCTATATTGCAGCCAGGTCAAGCCATAGCCGCGGCAGTACCGTCGACCTGACCATCGTTTCCCTTGAATCCGAAACAGCAGGGGAAGCACTCGACATGGGGACGGAGTTTGATTTTTTCGGTCCGGCGTCCTCGCCGTTTTTTCCAGGCCTCTCTCCTAATCAGCGGGCCCACCGGATGCTCTTGCACACCCTCATGAAAAGGCATGGGTTTGAGCCCTATCCTGAGGAATGGTGGCATTTTACCCTGAGAGAAGAACCCCCTCCAGAGACGTATTTCAATTTTCCGGTCCAATGAACAAACCTTCCGCCCTTGTCTGCCGATTGTCGTGATCGCACCATTCGGCGCGTGACTGGACGGGCGGCCAGGGTGCTCCCGCCCACGTATTTCAACCCCTCGTCTTTTTGAATGGAGATCACGTCCTGCTTCCCTGAACTCAGGTCTATCTTCAAGATTCTGTTATGCGACCCCGGCATCAACCCCCCTCCTTTTCTTCTCTTTCAGACAAAACGGACGTTGGTTTCGGTTGTGAGGCAGGAACCTGCCCCATCTTCCGTTGCTTGAATTTCAATTTCAGCGCTTCACTGACCGGTTCATTCCCATGTATCAACGACCGGCTTCAGTGGAACCTCCGGATAAATCTGCCCGTGGGCCGGCGGCATGGAGTTGTAAACCCATTTGATGTCGACGATCCCGATCACCAGACCCCGTTTGCGACGGTAACCCCGAAAGATGCCCCGAATGAGCACGCCTTCCATTTTCATGGTCAAAGCGAACACGGCGACCGTGGTCTCTTCAGGGATGCGCATGAGTTCTTCCTTGAAGGCCAGTGGAGAAAAAGCCAGCCGCCGGCTGTCGGCCGCCTGGCACTGGACGACCGGCACGATCACCGGAAATCCGTCCGGGCCGATATATGACACGAACTTGAGGGCATCCAGTTGATTAAACAGGTCTTGTGCAAAGGGTTTGAGTATGGGTTCGCCGTTTCCGGCGGCTGCAGCGCCTTTGGTCATTTTCGTCAGCATGGCGGACAGGACGATTCGGAACATGGGAAGGGCTTCGCCTTCAGATGTCTCGATGAGATCCAGGTAATGAACCGTGTTGATACCGAAATAGGTGTTATACCGGAACATGGGAATTTCGTTGTAACGCTCGTATTCCCGGCCTTCAGTTCGCAAATGGGTCCATCTGGCCCGGCCCCGCCACATCTTTTTGTCCATGGTCATGACAAGAAAACCGATATCAGGTCTTGTCTGAATATACGCCTTGCTCAGTCCTTTACAGAACTGCCCCAGCGTCAGCTGACGGGGCCCAGGGGCCATGATCGAGGTAATCAGGGAAATATGCGGCAGTCCCCCGGGATTGACACAGGCCACCAGTCCGATCTTTTCGGCCGGCTCAAATGCCTTCATCTCCTGCTCAATGAAGTATGTCCTCATGAGGCCCTTTCTCGCTTTTCTCGAAGCATATCTGTTGAGCCAATCCGGTCTGAAGCACCATCCGATTCAGGATGCCTCTTTTTCCAGCCTTGTCGAGCCGCTCCAGGTCACGATCGCAGGGTCCACGCCCGAGTGCCGGGCCACAGCCGCCAATTCCTCCATCATCCGGCTGCGCAGCAGTTCCTCCTCCCTGTAGGGCCAGTCAAGATCCAGTCGCAGATATTTGTCCCTGCACAGATTGTTGAATGCACACAGTTCCCACCGGTTCACCAGTCCATCCAGGTTCTTTGCAATAAACCCCCCGATCCCCCGGATGTTTTCGTTGGTGGCCGTTGCACCGGGGATGATGGGGGTTCGTATCCAGAGTTGCCCGGGACGCCCTTTCGATCGCATCCGGTCGCGCACACAGAGCAGATTTTCCAGAATCCTCTCATGGGTTGCGCCGGTAAACCTTCTGTGCTTTTCCGCGTCCATTTCCTTCAGATCAAACAGGAGCAGATCCACATAGGGGAGGAGTCCTTCCAGGACGTTTCGGGAGCACATGCCGCAGGTATCCAGGGCCGTATGAATACCCTCCGCCTTCAACCGTTTCAGAAACTCCCGGTTAAACACCGCCTGCAGGGTCGGCTCCCCCCCGCCCAGGGTCACGCCGCCGCCGGACGACGCAAAATAGACGCGATCCTTGGTCACCTCAGCAACCAGGTCATCCAGTTCCCACATCCGGCCCAGAAGCTGTAAGGCGGCGGCCGGGCATTCATCCACGCACAGCCCGCACCCGGTGCATCGGCTGCGGTCGATGCGATTGCCGTCTTTGGTAAATGCCAGGGCACCTTCCGGGCATGCGTCCAGGCAGGTCTTGCAGCCGATACACTGGTTCGCTATCCAGTGAACCTGGGGATGGGGAGAAATGCTCTCGGGATTGTGACACCAGAGGCATTTCAAAGGGCACCCCTTGAAGAAAACCGTCGTACGGATCCCCGGTCCATCTTCAGTGGACATGCGCTGAATTTCCAGGACCGTGGCCCTCAGATTCGGGTCAGAGTTACTGTGCATGAGTAAAAAGCTCACGAGGTGAAAGCTCAAAGCTCAAAGGATGTTGCGATGATGCCGCCATCTATTTCTATGTTCTCCCTGAAAGCATTAATCAGACCCATCATCATGGAACCGATTCTTTTATGCCTTGTTCCAAAGTCAAGATAACCAGAATCGCTCCGTACCTCCAGGTCTTCATACCCGAGCCTCATCCAGCGCGCCTCCCTTCGGCGTCACACCCACAACGAGCTAAAACCGACCGTGACTCACCCGCTGGATAACCTCATCCTGAAGTTCCCTTCCCACGGCCGTGAAATAGGCGTTGTAGCCGGTGACCCTGACCAGGAGGTGTCGGTAGTCTCTGGGATGCTTCTGGGCATCGCGCAGCACATCCGGGTCCAACATGTTGATCTGCAAGGCGCTCCCGCCGTTTTCGCAGTAGCCCCGCAAAAACGCCTTGAACTTTTCTTTGTGCTCGGGATCCCGGATAATGGAGGGGTTGAACGTAATGGTGTGGCTGGCGCCGTTGGGAAGGCAGTTGAGGTATTCCCCCCAGTCGCCCTTTCCGTCGACGGCCTTGCCGCCCATGACCTTGCCCACGGAGTTGGCATTGGATGTGGGTCCGTTGACATCCGCCCCATTGGACGGACAGATGGCGTTGGACAGAAACCGGCCCCTGGGTCTGCCGTCGGCGCTGGCAGCCATGATA is a window from the Deltaproteobacteria bacterium genome containing:
- a CDS encoding M23 family metallopeptidase, whose translation is MIRNRGGEGGFGKLYGLDLPGVKEWLFCPGMLFRSTGKWWGDRGRRNRPHEGLDLLLYRDQEERVLRLSEATPIPVMSDGVVVGIIHDFLGKSVIVEHPVPDRDDERYYTIYGHTRPRKNIRAGTAVKRGEAIATVAPPGRSAFPMAPHLHISVAWAPTAVSPDHFNWDTMAVSELLTLLDPLPVISCRCRILVNDDPVCRGL
- a CDS encoding DUF1579 domain-containing protein, yielding MALEGKQEEMDVQAVMEIYRKLGTPGEPHKVLAAMEGNWNTANRFWTEPGKPPMENAGTCEQKMILGGRFLQQEFRGEMMGTPFTGIGVLGYDNYTRTYVSTWMDSMSTAILFFEGIADEDGKTITQFCHHDDPIKGPMKWRSVTRIVDENRHEFEMYSTDKTGKQEKMMEIVYTRRS
- a CDS encoding M15 family metallopeptidase, with the protein product MKRRRILISILVFLFIGFPGFISFGKPQEHPLPEGFVYVDRVIPNIVIDLRYYTKHNFVGERIDGYLEPRCILTRAATDALIEIQEELDPFGLGLKIFDAYRPQRAVDHFVRWAGNLEDTRTKAEFYPDIEKDTLLRDRYIAARSSHSRGSTVDLTIVSLESETAGEALDMGTEFDFFGPASSPFFPGLSPNQRAHRMLLHTLMKRHGFEPYPEEWWHFTLREEPPPETYFNFPVQ
- a CDS encoding methyltransferase domain-containing protein, with translation MKTTKVFDPWPEKYDQWFETPMGRLIKTYETELVLDMLRPAREERILDAGCGTGVFTQDLLLTGARVVGLELSLPMLARAREKLSGDPFTAVQGDMNTLPFKDHTFDKSMSITAIEFIQDARTAVDELFRVTRPGGIIVAATLNSLSPWAERRRRSGKERHSLFQDVVFRSPENMRHLSAVPCTCRTAVHFQKDEDPKRAKEIEQEGRLHGLDTGAFLVCCWRKP
- a CDS encoding cyclic nucleotide-binding domain-containing protein, with amino-acid sequence MHVKGKGVISVLFCLWIGCFGIAAVCSGSETPGSPETLVSALQQVPVFQRLDKDQLHKVAEIAELVQRKDGDLIIEQGKRAEKMAIALDSEVRIRINGENVRVLPVNSLVGEIEFLEDVPATADVVLMSKSRVVLLNHKGFQQVMNADPSLGYRVMIEIARMEANRLRMNNQRQAR
- a CDS encoding MBL fold metallo-hydrolase, coding for MEISIHPIKLGADHCYIVRGEGIIMIDGGSPNQIKAFRKGVKRLSIKPEDIRLVVLTHGHWDHIGSAKEIKELTGAKLAMHQREKDCLEKSFKPLPPGVTVWGKIFVKIMAVFLPLVHYAATDVDIVLEDGEFPLSEYGIPGKIIYTPGHSIGSVTVLLETGDAFVGDLAMGGFPLRFSPGLPILAKDMKQVRKSWELLIKEGAKTIYPAHGKPFSIDIIQKALL
- a CDS encoding MFS transporter; protein product: MHQKGNRSQSHPWVVFGVIAGCYLFVYFHRVSTSVIAPDLLEAFQTNATALGFMSSMYFYLYALEQPIVGYLSDRLGPRRVVAYWSLLAGAATILFGLAPSIGWASVWRAVIGFGVGGVYVPALKAFSQWFKVRQFSTMTGLLLAVGNLGAIVATTPLAWMARTWGWRNAFFVIGAATFCLAFAVLILIKDFSPSKTPSTRKPEAPLPMDSNEAPSAIGVLMSLRFWVLAIIFAGFFGTFLTFQGLWATPYLVSIYAMDQMRASGLNMLVPIGFMVGAPVFGRLADRLFQDKANMLITTLALESAIWGVLTFGWQVTGPSAMGVALFLMGAIAGGFITALWALVNETTSREILGTVSGLLNTSPFLGVAAMQVITGYLLDRSGQVNGTYPPEAFQAALLACLLVMSACLALCTGFKKALSS
- a CDS encoding glycyl-radical enzyme activating protein, with product MHSNSDPNLRATVLEIQRMSTEDGPGIRTTVFFKGCPLKCLWCHNPESISPHPQVHWIANQCIGCKTCLDACPEGALAFTKDGNRIDRSRCTGCGLCVDECPAAALQLLGRMWELDDLVAEVTKDRVYFASSGGGVTLGGGEPTLQAVFNREFLKRLKAEGIHTALDTCGMCSRNVLEGLLPYVDLLLFDLKEMDAEKHRRFTGATHERILENLLCVRDRMRSKGRPGQLWIRTPIIPGATATNENIRGIGGFIAKNLDGLVNRWELCAFNNLCRDKYLRLDLDWPYREEELLRSRMMEELAAVARHSGVDPAIVTWSGSTRLEKEAS